A single genomic interval of Aedes aegypti strain LVP_AGWG chromosome 1, AaegL5.0 Primary Assembly, whole genome shotgun sequence harbors:
- the LOC5576595 gene encoding frataxin homolog, mitochondrial, translating into MSLLVSAFQRGVRRLPRCVSVIHQTCPESAHQPLPGGITVERRVNPIFRRHLSSMNPNDFIAVSLIDSITFEAVCSDTLESLCDYFEQLVEEAAFLKSADITYGDGVLTVNFGEPYGTYVINRQSPNRQIWLSSPKSGPKRYDFIPDKSKVNEGFWLYKHDGVSLHELLQKEIGVIVQKEVDFLSLPHSKRLDN; encoded by the exons ATGAGTCTACTGGTGTCGGCTTTCCAGCGCGGTGTCCGCCGTTTGCCAAGATGTGTCAGTGTAATCCACCAGACGTGTCCAGAATCTGCACATCAACCACTTCCCGGTGGCATAACCGTCGAACGCCGGGTTAATCCCATTTTTCGGAGACACCTCAGCTCAATGAACCCGAACGATTTCATTGCGGTTTCCTTGATCGATTCCATCACCTTCGAAGCGGTTTGTTCCGACACGCTGGAGTCCTTATGCGATTATTTCGAGCAGCTGGTTGAAGAGGCAGCCTTCCTAAAATCGGCCGATATCACATATGGG GACGGAGTGCTGACGGTAAACTTTGGGGAGCCTTATGGGACCTACGTTATCAACCGGCAATCGCCAAACCGACAAATTTGGCTgagttccccgaaaagtggccCTAAGCGATACGACTTCATTCCGGACAAATCCAAGGTCAACGAAGGCTTCTGGCTGTACAAACACGACGGAGTTTCACTGCATGAGCTGCTCCAGAAAGAGATTGGGGTGATTGTGCAAAAGGAGGTGGATTTCCTGTCGCTTCCTCACAGTAAACGGTTGGATAATTGA